The genomic segment TACGGACGGGGCGTTTTGGAGGAGAGCCTGCCGGTGCTAGCGAGGATCTCCTTGGAATTGCAGGCCTAAAGGTGGAAAGGCTTGCTTGTGGCCGGCTGCTAGGGCCAAGTTCTGGGTCAGGCTCCGGCTCTTCCTCCGACTCCAGCTGCGGCTCCATGCTTAGTTTTTGTTTGCGTTGGTGGTCAGAGTCGAACCTGGGTGCACTGCGGCTTCGGCTTCTGCTCTGTGTTGCACGGCTGCTTCTATCAGGACTGGACCTCAGGGTAGTGTGAACAACAGGAACCCGTGGGGTGGCCCGAGGGCGCAGATTCCAGCCACTGTGGTGGGCTTCAGGGTGAACTTCCGGGCTGACCTCCGGCGCACTGCTCTGATGACCAAAGGTTACGACTCGTGAGCGGAGAACCCAGCCTTCAGGGGTCCCACTGCCTCTGGAGTCAGAACCAACACCAGGAACCTGCAGAGTGGCCTGTTgactgagttcggggccagcagGGGTGGAGTGGCTGCTCCCAGCACTGCTGGACTCAGGTACACTGCTGTGAAGACCAGAAACAGCCCGAGTGGCTGGGCTGAGGGCCTTAGGGGCTGGAGTAGACACGTAGCCTGCCTTGGCTGTACTCCTGAGGGTAGGCCCCGGGGATTCTAGGTTCCCCACTGAAAGTCCAAAATGGTGGCTGCTGCTAGGCTGAGAGCTCAGAGAAGGTGGTGGTTGAGGCGTACGCGGCAACTCTAGAGCTTCTGGAAGCTGAGGCCCACCTGCACTTTGTGTAGTTAGGTTTTGCTTGGGCGGCTTCCTCTTCCTATTGCTCTTTGTTTGAGCTGGGGGCCCGCTGCCGCCACTGCCGCCATTGCAGCCTTTCGGGCTTTCGCCTACCTCTCTCTGGCTTCTCGTCATGGGCCTAACGCGTCCAAGTTCTATGTCTGGGCCACAGCTACCCTCAGGGTCGAGATGCTGATTCTCAGGCACAGAAAATGTCCCCGGGTTTTCACCAGCCGCGGAGGTGTCGTCGGCTGCTGTGGCGGCCGCCATTTCCGCTTCGAGGCTCTGGAGAGCGAGGCCTGCCGCTGAGGCTGAGGCACCACTGCGGGCTGTGGGACCTGAAGCACCTTCGGCCTGAGCCTCGACCTCGGCCTCGGCCTCGACAGTGTCTCGGAGTGCCTCCAGCTCCTTCTCTGGGGGTGAATATGAggccagtcagagacagcaaagccagttaacaccagagataaccaaatggcaagatacaagcacaagaacataagcaacagaaaccaaggctacgtAGAAACATCAGAACcgagttctcccaccacagcaaggcaCAGATATCCCaagacaacagaaaagcaagattgatTTAAAATcgcatctcatgatgatgatgatggaggactttagtTAAAACATAcataactcccttgaagaaatgaaggagaacacaggtaaacaggtaaaagtccttaaagaggaaacacaaaaatctcttaaagaatgacaggaaaacacaaacaggtgaaggaattgaacaaaaccattcaggatctaaaaattggaaatagaaaaaaataataaaatcacaaagggagacaacccaggagatagaaaacctaaggaagagatcagtagtcatagactcaagcatcaccaacagaatacaagatagaagagagaatctcaggtgcagaagataccatagaaaacattgacacaacaggcaaagtaaatacaaaattcaaaaagctcctaacccaaaacatccaggaaattccaggacacaatgaggagaccaaacctaaggataataggtatagaagagagcaaagtttcccaacttaaagggccagtaaatatcttcaacaaaattatagaagaaaacttctccaacctaaggaaagagatgcccataaacatacaagaagtctacaaaactcaaaacacattggaccagaaaagaaattcctcccataacataataataaaaacacgaaatgcacaaaacacagaaagaatattgGGAACAATAAGGGAAAAatttcaagtaacatataaagacagacctatcagaattataccagatttctcaacagagactataaaagccagaagatcatggacAGTTGTCagacagatcctacaagaacacaaatgcaagcccaggctactatacccagcaaaactctcaattaccatagatggagaaagcaaggtaTTCcaaggcaaaaccaaatttacacaatatctttctactaatccagtaCTACAAAGAGTAATAGATGGAAAGCTCCAACAAAAGGAAACTACATCCCtccaaaagcaaaaaattaatcttgtcacaacaaacccaaaagaaggtagctacacaaacataattctacctctaacaacaacaataacaacaaaagcccaggaaGAAACAATCATTAGTCCTTAATATCTTTTGACATCAATgaaatcaattccccaataaaaagacagaatagCAAAGTGGATACATGAACAGGACCCAGANNNNNNNNNNNCGCCATTTCCGCTTCGAGGCTCTGGAGAGCGCGGCCTGCCGCTGAGGCTGAGGCGCCACTGCGGGCTGTGGGACCTGAAGCACCTTCGGCCTGGGCCTCGAACTCGGCCTCAGCCTCGACAGTGTCTCTGAGTGCCTCCAGCTCCTTCTCTGGGGCTGAGTATGAGGCCATATCGGCTTAACCGCTTCTTACTGTTTCGGAGAACTGGCTTCTCGGGCAGCGTCGCAAGACGGAGACCCAGCGAGGAGGATGATGTGGGGTAGAGACCGGATACAGCTGGCTGGGTGGGTGGGATTGGCCAAATTCTAGCCTGTGATTGGTCAACTGGAAGTACTCTGTTGCTACCAGATCCAACTTCCTAGAGTTTTTGCAGCTGGACTTTCCTCTACCTGGCAATGCCTGCTGCTGGGCGGGAGGAGGCCAGGGAAACTTCTAGAGGTTTCTGGTTATGTTCTTCCACTCCCACGGCACCCTCCCCCATCCTTCCACCCTGACCTGAGTGGGAAAATCTATGAGTTACATGCAACATCCTAAATGAGTTTTGACTTTTTGTGATCGGTCCGGGAATCACTTTAAAGATTTACTACACGCTGACTAAAACGTTCTATCACCTAGACCACTTATGACCTTACGG from the Mastomys coucha isolate ucsf_1 chromosome X, UCSF_Mcou_1, whole genome shotgun sequence genome contains:
- the Ezhip gene encoding EZH inhibitory protein, translating into MASYSAPEKELEALRDTVEAEAEFEAQAEGASGPTARSGASASAAGRALQSLEAEMSYSPPEKELEALRDTVEAEAEVEAQAEGASGPTARSGASASAAGLALQSLEAEMAAATAADDTSAAGENPGTFSVPENQHLDPEGSCGPDIELGRVRPMTRSQREVGESPKGCNGGSGGSGPPAQTKSNRKRKPPKQNLTTQSAGGPQLPEALELPRTPQPPPSLSSQPSSSHHFGLSVGNLESPGPTLRSTAKAGYVSTPAPKALSPATRAVSGLHSSVPESSSAGSSHSTPAGPELSQQATLQVPGVGSDSRGSGTPEGWVLRSRVVTFGHQSSAPEVSPEVHPEAHHSGWNLRPRATPRVPVVHTTLRSSPDRSSRATQSRSRSRSAPRFDSDHQRKQKLSMEPQLESEEEPEPDPELGPSSRPQASLSTFRPAIPRRSSLAPAGSPPKRPVRMRASSPSPPGRLYPFPVQYNEDTSSSSSSPSEVSCVPFSLNRSSEQGSSLSSVSSANFSSSCWPAFIP